From Pirellulales bacterium:
CAGGATCGAACTTTCCAGCAAGGAACCGGAATAAATGGCCAGTCTAAGTAAAACCGCCAAAGCGTATCGGATCGTTTTCATTCACCCAGGCGACCGACGCCGACGCGCGATCTACTTACCCCTCACCAGCAAAGCCGGGGAGTTGGATAAGTGGAAAAGCCATATCGAGCATCTTGTGGTTTGCGCCGCTGATGAATCCCAGGTCCCCCATGCCGCGACGGTCCGATGGTTAGGGGGACTCAGCGATGCACAACATGGCAAGCTGGTGAAGGCGGATTTGACAGACCCGCGACAAGCAGCGATCCCCCAGGCCGTGGTAACGGTGGCCGATCATGCCAAAGACTATATGCGCCGCCATTCCATTCTTGCTAAATGGAAAGATAGCACGCGCCGCCGATGGCAGTTATCGGTAAATAGCCTGATTCAGTTTTTGGGGGATCGTCCCATTGAATCAATAACACCCCGCGACGCCGCCGAGTATGGCGTCTGGTTGCGATCCCCTCAGTCGCGCAAGTCTAAACACGGGGAAAACGCCGCCGATACAGGACTGGCCGAAAATACCGCCAGAAAACGGATCGGGGATTGCAAGCAAATTTTCGCCGACGCCGTGGAACTAGGACTGATCCCGAAAAGCCATTTTGCCAAAATGACCGGCAAGGTGAAGTCTAACCTGAACCGCTATTTTTTCGTTACCCGCGAGATGTACGAAAAGTGTTTATCCGCATGCCGCACCCAGGAATGGCGTGTCATTATCGCAATGGGACGATACGCTCCGGTGCGCGGTGCCAGTGAGTTATGCGAGATGACGTGGGGGGACGTGTTCTGGGATCAGAACCGCCTGCGGATCAGAACACCTAAAACAGAACGGTATGCTGGCAAGGAGGAAAAGATTGTCCCCCTCTGGCCAGAAGTCCGCCGCGAGTTGGAAGCTTATTTTGAGGAACCCGGCAAGCCAGCTAAACGTCCCCACGAAAAGATATTTGTTCAACACCTGCGGCAAGGCAAGGACACCAATTTGGCGGAACCATTCCGCGATATTGTCATTCGCGCGGGACTAACCCCCTGGCCGAACATATTTAAAAACCTAAGGGATTCACGCTGCAATGAACTCCGCCAGATATTGCCCGAAACATTAGCGGCGGCGATTAGCGGCCATGACGTCCAGACCGCGCGGGATCATTATTGGGTGTTCACGGATGCCGACCTAGCCGACGCGCTCGAGAGGCATAATGCAGAGACAAAAAAGGTAGCGCACAAGGTAGCGCACTCAGGGGGTATTTCCGACTGTCTCACAGTTTCACAAGATGAAAATTCCCCGCATTTACTGTCATTGCCAGTCAGTGAACATCTGTTCAATGGCCGCCCGGGGACTCGAACCCCGACGCCGTGAGGCACCAGATCCTAAGTCTGGCGTGTCTGCCAATTTCACCAGGCGGCCGAAATGCAATTTTCACAAATAACCAATCCACACTTATTATAATGCGTTTTCCCTGACTGGTAAACGCGGCAAATCACGTGGATTTTTGCTAATATCAGACACAGTAGCATAGCTCTTGGCACAAAATCAAACACGGAACCAAAATTCCGTTCTTGGCTGAGAAAATTTTTGGTAATTAGGTTCGCGGATAGATCGGCATAAAAAGGAAAGGTGTCACACGGATGATGGAAACTGAATTAAGCTCGCGTTACACTTGCATTTCAACAAAATTGCGTGTGAAATCAACTTTATGGAAATAAATCCTTATCAAGCTCCGCATACTGTCGATATGCCGAGGATGACAGAAGATACTAGCGGTTCACAGAAAGAATTGCGACGCATCGCGGGCTTTTAAACGGGTGCCTTGGTTTGTATCTTAATTTATTTGGGGGCAATCGTACTAGGTTTATTTGTATCAGAGGAAATAGAGCGTCCCGTCAATCTCGCCGCTGGTATCGCTGGCTTGGTCTGCATCGTGTTTGTGTTTCGATTGGCGATGAAAATCTATGGCACCGGCATCGGAATATTATTAGGAATATTGTTTTTGATCCCAGTGTTGGGATGAGTTGTACTGATTATTATTTTCCGTAAAGCAACCATTTTGCTTAAGTCTAACGGAATCAAAGTCGGTTTCCTGGGGGCATATCCCGAGCAAACATAAACCAAAAAATGAAATCATGCTTAACCATGACCATCCAGCATCCACGCCGCTTGTTTCCGCCGATACCAGCGGCGGCTTTATTTGCCAGCGGCGTCTTTGTTAGCCCCTGCCTCGTTCCAGTAAATCCGCACATTCTTGGTCGCGCGGCCGCAGGCGACAATGTCCACCCGCCCATCGCCGTTTAGGTCCGCCGCGGCGGCATCCTCGACCGCCACGCCCCCCGGATCGACAATCTGCCGCCGCCACGCCGTACCACCGGGTTGTTGGGGGTCGGGGGTTGGATCATAAATGCGGATTCCGCTGCGAAATTGCTCGCTTTGCTGATCACGCACGCCGATGACCAGTTCCTCGGCCGGGTCGTCGTCCAGGTTGGCACACCAAACGGCGTGCCCCCAGAGGAGTTGTTCGTCAATGACATTTCGCTGCCACAATTCGCCCGCCTTTGATGGTGGCGTATACACCACCACCTGAAAGCCGTGCCACGGCTCAATGGTGGCGATGTAATTGCTCTCGTTGTTCAATCTGCCCAGCTTTACCTCGCTGGCTCCCTTATTGGGCGTGGTGTCTTGATTGCCAGCACCCAACTTTTCCACTTGCCAAGAACCACTGGCTGTAGGCGTTAGTTGATGCACGCCCTCAAAGCTAACGAGCAGCATTTCCAGTTTACCATCGCGATTGACATCGCAGGGCCACAAATTATGCGTGACATGCAGCGTTTCGTTGATGACTTCCGGCACCCAGGGATCTTTGCCGGGATTGGCGGGGATCTTGTAGCGGAGAATTCGGACGCCGGACTCGGCAAAGTGGGGCTTGGTGGTTCCGCGTCCGAGTAGCGGCGCGCAGTATAACTCGGGCTGTCCATCGTTATCAAAATCGGCAAAACGCATTCGATGCATGGTCGGTTCGCTACCGATGGAAAGGACGTCCCAGGGATCGTCGAGTGTTTTGCCCCGCCGCAGCCACTGCAGGGTGCCGCCGGTGGAAGTGTCCGCCGGTCGCCAAGCCGCCCCCAGGGCAAAGTCCAACTGCCCGTCGGCATCGATATCCGCCGGAGCGATGCATACATTATCCCGCTCGGTTTGCCCCGCCGCGATAATCGTGCGGCGCTTCCAAGTGGGATTTTCGTACCAAACAACGCGATCGGCATCTACCACGACAATGTCGGTTTGGGCGTCGGCATTGACATCGCACAGGGAAACGGCATAGCCGATGGTAAGCTGGGTTTCGATTTCCTGGGTGCGCCACGGACTGGCTGGTTCCGCGGCAAAAAGGGGGATTGCGGGGATGCAAAATAAAATTGCTCGACTAAGCTGGTTTAGGCGTGTCATCATGTTTTCTGTAAAAGTAAAATCCATATTGTTTCGAGTAGAATTAAGGTACAATGTTTTTTCTAACTATGGCAACTGATTTCTAGAATAATCTCAATTCATTTAGGTTATAAAATGCAGTCCAATCCCTATGAAGCTCCTCAAGTAATCGAAACCGCAACCTTGGAGGATGCGGGAAATGCCACCGCAGCGGACCTGCCAAGAATTATCTCCTCGCAAAAAGGTCTGCTGTTTTGCATTCTGTTCCAGTTGATTTTGATGGTCGCCACATTTTTATTACCCCCGCAATTAGGCATTTTTACCAGCCTAGCCTCGATCATCATCAGCATCATCGGCGCGGTCTTTGTCTTTATGCTCGCCATCAAAATCTATGGCCAAGGGACCGGCATTCTTATGGGTATTCTTACGTTGATCCCCATCTTTGGCCTGATCGTGCTCTTGTTTGTGAATCAAAAGGCCACTTCAATCTTGCAAAAAAATGGCATTAAAGTTGGATTGTTAGGCGCCAAATCAAATTAGCACCTAAGGCTCTTTTACTTTCCATTCCTCTTAACCATGCGAATCCTCGGCATTCTGGGCGGCGTCGCCAGCGGCAAAAGTTTTGTCGCCCGGACGCTCGTGGGCTGGGGGGGGGTATGGCTCAATGCCGACCAGGCCGGGCACCAGGTCCTGCGGCAACCCGACATTCGCGACCAATTGGTTGCCCGTTGGGGAAAATCCATCATCGATGAAACGGGCGAAATTTCCCGTTCCGCCGTGGCCGCTATCGTTTTTGGCGACACGCCCACCGCCCCCCAGGAACTCAAGTGGCTGGAAAGCGTCAGCCATCCCCGTATTCGGCAATTGTTAGAATCTCAATTGTCGGAGTTACGCCGCCAAAATGTCCCGTTGGCGATTTTAGACGCGCCGGTCATGTTAAAAAGCGGCTGGGACGCCTTATGCGATTTTATCCTTTTTGTGGATTGCCCCCGCGAAATCCGCTTGCAACGGGCACTTACCCGCCCTGGCTGGACAGAGGCCCAATTTGCCGCGCGGGAGGCCGCCCAGGAGCCTCTGGAGGTAAAAAAATCCCGGGCGGATTTTTCCCTAGATAATTCCGGGACCGCCGAATATACTGAACAGCAGTTGAGAAAGCTGTGGACCGACTGGACAGGCTTTGCTCCTCTTTGATCGCCGCCAGCCCAGTTTCCGGGTGCCCGCCGGCGAAACCTGTCCAGTAACCCGCGGTTTGATCAATTGTGCCACAGGATGTTTGGCCTCCCGCCTGAGACATTTTTCCCCGGATGGGAAACTCCATTCCCCCTGCGCGTTCGCGAATCGGCTAGCTGGCCGTCAGCTAAGTTGGCCGATCCCCAAATGATTGGGCATTCACCGATGCAGCTTGCGCTTTTCCATTTTTGGGATTGTGCACAATTTTTGCACGTCTGGATTGGTTGTTTTTGCCAGCTGGCAGTCCTCGCATGTTACAACGACCCGACCAAGTGACCGGCGCTTGGCATTTTTTACCAATTTTTTTCAATTAATTCGTGGATTGCCGCAACTCCTGTGGGGAGTTTTCTTTATGCCTGAATCACGCAGTTCCAAATCTCGTAAGCCAGCGGCGGAATCAGCAAATGTGGCGGCGAAGTCGGTAGCTCCCCCGTTGGATCCGCCTGGCTCCGCCAGCACGCCCGCAGGTACGACGCCCACGCCGCATATTTCGTTAGCTACCACCGTTGATCCCGGCGAGTCCCCCGCGGCCAGAACCACCCCCCCTGGATCCGCATCCCGACCGGGAGGTGGAGCAAAGTTTGAGTCTCCGCTGCGGGCCCACCTCAATAAAGAAACAAGCCAAACTCCGGAAGCTGCGACTGGTAAAAAAGGAGATAGCGAAAAAGTTGTTGCTCGAACCGCCAGCCATCCGGGCGAAAAAAACGACAAAACGGATAAAAGCCAAAAAGATAAGCAGCGCGAGCGCCAACGCGAACAAGAACCGCTTTCCCTGGCGGAGGAAATTGCGGAACAACTGGACCGCACCGGGGTTTTGCCGGGTGATGAATTAGCGGAATTGGCCAAGCAACACCCCGGCTCCAACCTGGGCGAATTGCAGCGGATGTCCATGCCCGAACTGATGGAAGAGGCCCGGCGCGCGGAATTGGCCGACATTACCGGCGTCAAAAAGCAGGATTTGATTTTTCAACTGCTAAAACACCGGGTCAAAATGAATGGCCTGATGTATGGCGAGGGAACGCTAGAGATT
This genomic window contains:
- a CDS encoding phage integrase SAM-like domain-containing protein; protein product: MASLSKTAKAYRIVFIHPGDRRRRAIYLPLTSKAGELDKWKSHIEHLVVCAADESQVPHAATVRWLGGLSDAQHGKLVKADLTDPRQAAIPQAVVTVADHAKDYMRRHSILAKWKDSTRRRWQLSVNSLIQFLGDRPIESITPRDAAEYGVWLRSPQSRKSKHGENAADTGLAENTARKRIGDCKQIFADAVELGLIPKSHFAKMTGKVKSNLNRYFFVTREMYEKCLSACRTQEWRVIIAMGRYAPVRGASELCEMTWGDVFWDQNRLRIRTPKTERYAGKEEKIVPLWPEVRRELEAYFEEPGKPAKRPHEKIFVQHLRQGKDTNLAEPFRDIVIRAGLTPWPNIFKNLRDSRCNELRQILPETLAAAISGHDVQTARDHYWVFTDADLADALERHNAETKKVAHKVAHSGGISDCLTVSQDENSPHLLSLPVSEHLFNGRPGTRTPTP
- a CDS encoding VCBS repeat-containing protein — translated: MMTRLNQLSRAILFCIPAIPLFAAEPASPWRTQEIETQLTIGYAVSLCDVNADAQTDIVVVDADRVVWYENPTWKRRTIIAAGQTERDNVCIAPADIDADGQLDFALGAAWRPADTSTGGTLQWLRRGKTLDDPWDVLSIGSEPTMHRMRFADFDNDGQPELYCAPLLGRGTTKPHFAESGVRILRYKIPANPGKDPWVPEVINETLHVTHNLWPCDVNRDGKLEMLLVSFEGVHQLTPTASGSWQVEKLGAGNQDTTPNKGASEVKLGRLNNESNYIATIEPWHGFQVVVYTPPSKAGELWQRNVIDEQLLWGHAVWCANLDDDPAEELVIGVRDQQSEQFRSGIRIYDPTPDPQQPGGTAWRRQIVDPGGVAVEDAAAADLNGDGRVDIVACGRATKNVRIYWNEAGANKDAAGK
- the coaE gene encoding dephospho-CoA kinase (Dephospho-CoA kinase (CoaE) performs the final step in coenzyme A biosynthesis.); amino-acid sequence: MRILGILGGVASGKSFVARTLVGWGGVWLNADQAGHQVLRQPDIRDQLVARWGKSIIDETGEISRSAVAAIVFGDTPTAPQELKWLESVSHPRIRQLLESQLSELRRQNVPLAILDAPVMLKSGWDALCDFILFVDCPREIRLQRALTRPGWTEAQFAAREAAQEPLEVKKSRADFSLDNSGTAEYTEQQLRKLWTDWTGFAPL